The Actinomycetes bacterium genomic sequence CCTGTCCCGATGGCGGGCAGGAACCGGTCGGCGCCCCGCACGAGCTTGAGCACGGCGTACTTGAGCGCGAGAAGGGCGAACACCAGGCTGCCGAACGCCGAGTGCAGCAGCACGCGGGTGGGCGACACCGGCCCGGCCGGCCCGGCCAGGCAGGTGAACCCGACCAGCACGGCCAGGGCGAGGGCGGCCCGGCCGTTCACGCGGTGCACCCGGGCCGCCGTGCCGGCGGAGACCGGCGGGACGGTGCTCGCCTCGTAGAACCGGGCGGCCAGGAAGACCTGGAGGCCGGCCGAGGTGAACACGGCCGAGGTGAGCAGCACCTTCACCAGCAGCAGGTTCCCTCCGGTGAGGTCGTCGAGCAAGTTGGTCACGTCGCTGCCACCTCTCAGGTCGACACGGCGACGCGCGCCGTCATGCTCGGGTGGATGGTGCAGCGGTACTCGAAGCCGCTGGAGGCTGCCAGGCTGAAGACCCTGCCGGGCGCCAGGATGCCGGAGTTGAACCCGGCGGACTCGGAGGTGACCGTGTGCGGGGCCACGTCGTCGTTGGTGAACACGACCGTGGCGCCCTTGCGTACCGTGAGCC encodes the following:
- a CDS encoding DUF6529 family protein, with translation MTNLLDDLTGGNLLLVKVLLTSAVFTSAGLQVFLAARFYEASTVPPVSAGTAARVHRVNGRAALALAVLVGFTCLAGPAGPVSPTRVLLHSAFGSLVFALLALKYAVLKLVRGADRFLPAIGTGLFLSFAAVWATSVADYIVAR